The Topomyia yanbarensis strain Yona2022 chromosome 3, ASM3024719v1, whole genome shotgun sequence nucleotide sequence gttaagtcagaccggactaagtcgcaaaacatcaaaaaatgagataatgaaagcactggataaagaatatcgtcagctacattcgacttttgccgaatttgaaatatgtaacaataaacaagaattatggcaaaaattaatttccaatcataatgtaaaggattctgcgattcaaactttaaactcgtttttctcgaaatcaatattttgtcacttagtccggtctgacttaacaccgaccagttggggttagaaattgactcagtttcgcctcaaacaaaaaccacattagaAAAAGTAGCCGAAAAATACCTTCAAAAGAAAGAAGCGAAAGAAgacaaaaaagaaaacaagaaGATTCCAATCATAAAGaagaaattcaaaaaaactgttaTATAAATTAAGCTCAAATAATAAATGAGTGAGAAATATTCTCAAATCGTTCGGTGTTACTCAAaacatgcaaaatatttttaagatAGACTTTTCCTTTGATATGTTGTATAATAAATTGGAAGTCGGGATGGGACCATGGGGAGGTCGGTTTCGGACCATGTTTTTTCGATACGGTAAATTTTTACACTATCATAAATAAGATTCCGCTTTGAATTCAGCTTATAACAATTTACCGTACCTTTTTCACACTTTGGCGTTAAACTGAATGGACAAGTATTCCGGCTTTATTCCATGATATATAGTAGAATACTCTTTCTAAATTTTGTAATAATAGATTCATCAATCTTTTAACCACTTcccttttccaaaattttccaGACTAGCATCAGGATGGCTTCCGAATGTGTTCGCGAAACCGAAGGAGATCTGTTCGCGGCTCCCAAAGACCATTCGTTGGCACATTGCGTGGCAGCAGATTTGAAGATGGGCGGAGGAATAGCGGTTAAGTTCAAACAAGTTTTCAAACGAGTCGACGAGTTAAAGGCCCAGAAGGCGGGTGTCGGTGGTATGGCAGTTCTTAAGGACGATCAACGCTACATATATTATTTGGTCACGAAGAAAGCATCATATGATAAACCGACCTATGATGATCTATCGAAGTCATTGAAGGCAATGAAGCAGCATATGGTAAGTTAGAAATTTAGATTCGAGAAATATATTCAAAGTCCATTTTTGTAGACCGACAATGGAGCAAACAAACTAGCAATTCCCCGCATTGGATGCGGCATCGACGGATTAGAGTGGCCTAAAGTAAAAAGTATTTTAAATGACACATTTGGAACCGAGGGTAATTTTGAAATCGTGGTTTATAATTTTGTTCCCAAATAGATTTTGAACTATCTTAATTAGAAGTGCGATAGACTAGTGGTAAAGTTCCTTAAATCAACTCTCCTCCAATAAAATAATCTCGAAACTTCTAATAACGTTATTCGATAGAGTACAATTCATCAAACACGTCTTTTAATTTCTCTCTAATTTTCTTCGGAATAAAAGAAGGATAGTCAACTGAAAGAAAAGTGAAGATAATTGAGGTCTAGAAATAATTACCAATGGACCTACTCTTGAAAGTAACATAGAGATTTCCTCGCGCTTTCGGATCTTCAGAACTATCAGGCATAGGCATTCCTTCGCCTTGGAACACCTTGACATACTCCGGAGTTACTACATCTACAACCTGTGTCACTAACTGTCTCCCATCAATGCCGGCAACTTCCAGCCGAAAACCAACGAGCGCCTGCTGCAACGTGATCGGCATAAGCATTAGCAAATCTGACTTATCCCTTCGAAACAATGGGTGCTCTTTTTCTCTGAGCACAAACACAATATCGGACGGGATGGTTTTCGGGTTGCGATCACCGGCTTCCTCGAAGCGGATCTTTGTCCCACTCGGTGCACCCGGTTGGACGGGAACCTGCAACGTTTCGGACACGAGAACTGTTTCCACCTGCGCCTCATCCACGAACTCCTCCCTAAGAATCTCCATTTTCTTGATTGTTCCATGGTATATTTCTTCTAAATCGAGATCGACAAATTTTTCAATGTCGGGACCCTTGACCTTAACGATTGTTCTGTCGTCCAGACACAGGGGAGGTGGCTTTGTTGCTGCATCGATGAGATCTCCGTACGGTGAGTAGGTGGCGAAAAATTCcctgaaaaaatatttgtatttatgCGAGTAGGAAATACGTATTTATACTTGTAGATTTTCATGCAATCATTCGAAAACACGTATGGCTCCACGAATCCGCGTGGAGTGACTACTCCTGATTTCAAACCTTCTTCACCGTAAATGTCATAGATGCGTTTCCGTAGAGAATTAGCTGCAATGTCAATTATTTATAAGAATTGAACATGGATCTGTCCGTTGATAGTTACATAAAACATCAAATGCTTCATTCAGTAGTTCCCAGTAGTGCTCGAGCGACATGGATGGGAATGGAATGTCTGGAGGGTAGTGAAAATCGTTCTTCGGGTGACATCGGACGGCCAACTTACGATATCTATTGTAGTTTATGAACGAGATTTTGAATTCGGCATTATATCAATGTTTGACCTATTACGCTAGGAGAATCTCAACGTCGGATGCTTCTCTGGGAATGCCCAAAATTGCATAGTAGTCAAATCCCATGCTTGAACGTGGATCTTCTATCATTCAATTTCTGCAACGGTCTACTGAGATTATTGttcgattttatgttatctaacAGCGTTTTCGTTTATaactggtgctacaccggtgtagtgcaaaaacgAGACAGACAGATTATACCGATAACAGCCacgtttgaatgagtgtagcaccgactacgaCAAATTTCGCGCCCATTCCTGATAATGGGCGACTTCAACGTACACCATCCCGGCTGGGGATCACACTGCCCTAGCTGTCACGGCAATGAAATTCTGGAAGCCGTACAGAACAACGGAGACGTCATCTTAAGCGACGGGAGCTCAACTCTTACCAGAAGAACTGTCCTATCGCAGATCGACGTTACCATCTGCTCTAGTTCCCTGGCAGCCGACTGTTCCTGGTCCTTCCTGTCTGACTCATGCAGTAGCGATCATCACCCACAAGGGGATTACACCGATTACACCCacgtttgaatgagtgtagtaCCGACGACTTCAACGTACACCACCCCGGCTGGGGATCACGCTACCCTAGCTGTCACGGCAATGAAATTCTGGAAGCCGTACAGAACAACGGAGCCGTCATTTTCAGCGACGGGGGCTCAACTGTCACCAGAGGAACTGTCCTATCGCAGATAGAGCTCACCATCTGCTCTAGTTCCCTGGCAGCTGACTTCCCTGGCAGAgattaaaaaattgacatcgctgtatgaacttgaaagaaaacgaaattcaattcatgcccgctgcgatgaatgaattttttggttcgtttccatcgtcattcgttctcccgacgcagcgctttcaggtacggacatgttcggtttcagaagcaaagtgaattttatttctacgctagctctgagagggattattgatcaaAAGGGTGCActtatagattacgcagttcacttatgctcgaaaatgtacaaaatgctaacttctgccttcaaactgtcgacataataacaaatgaatgttttggttggtgaatgaatttatatttcctctgcactcaagcattcgattctgcatgaaaattcagtcagttggaaagtgaatgaatgagagaggcgttgaatctgaatgtcggtttcggtaaatgcaagcagaaataggtaactgattttgaaatttcgtaacactgGTCCCTGGTCCTTGCTGTCTGACTCATGCAGCAGCGATCATCACCcacaagcccccccccccctcgacCACTTCACCACGGCGACGATGGCTGTATACAGAGGCCTATTAGAACGACTTCGGCGAAGTGTTTATGGACAAATTCGATCCACAAAAGAGCTACACGCCAGATGAGCTCGTGGGTATCATCCACCACGCCATCGAGGCCAGAGAGTAGTGATGGTGCCCCGTGGTAGCAAATCCTACCAGAAACCGACGACGAGTCCTCCGAACCCTCCAGAAAACAACAATCAGCAGCCTGCTTTGGGCCACCAGGTCCAAACTTTTCCGCCAGCTTCGGAACGTCGCACGGAAAGCAGTCGCCGACGCCAAATCCGTAAGTTGGAACGCATTCCTGGATGGATTCCACCCCGACTCGTCAGCAGAGGAAATCTGGCAACAAGTAAGCGCAGTTAGTGAGGCCCGCGAATTGCCGATGAACTGGGACGGCATTTTTCATCCCTCTCTGCGACCGCTTCACTATCACCTGAGTTCCAGGCCAGGAAAAGCCTACTCGCAGCCACTCCCGTGACAATCTTCCCCGATTCATCGTTCGAGTGGAACCAGTCGTTCTCCGGACAGGAACTGACAGACGCCCTCAGCCAGAGGTGAGGAAAGGCCACCGGAATCGGCAACGTCGGATATCCACTTCTAAGGAATGTTCCAGATGTATCTGGAATCTTTCAGATTTTTCCCAACAGAAGAGACATTCGTTCAAGccagattttttaaagtttgccGAATTTTCCCAGATATTCTGAATTTTGCATTACACCCCAGCGGGGATGACATTATggcagatttatctggcacagccagtTTTTTAAGCTTCCAGCAAAAAAGAACAAACTTCTCATTCTACCAGATTTTCAAATTATCGAAGTTGTTACACACAGATTTTGGAAACCTGGGTCATTTTCTcaaacaaaaatcgattaatacACGTTCGATGAAGTCCAAAATGTAtgtcaaatttcgatgactttgaggtcgctgtcaagtgacagatttttccagacattttttttttgttgaaatgccagattttctttgaaaaatagcgACAACCCTTTTCCGATCCCCAAAAGAGTTCAGGGGACCCGAACTGCCAAAGACTTTCGATCCATTAGCTTACTCCTCTGGTCCGGAACGACCCTCGAACGGATGGTCAACAGAAGGCTAATCATAACCCTTGGACAACGCCAGCTACTGGACCACCGGCCTTCTGGTAAGGAAAGAGCACAGAATCCTATCTAGCATTTCTAGGAAAAGCTCTAGACCAGGCAAAGCGAGACGGCCTGCACACCAGTATCATCGCACTAGACATAGACAAGGCATTCAACACCGTATGATGGGAGAATGTGCTCCGGTAGCTCGACCGACACGGGGAATCCTTGGAAACTTCGCCATTACATAAAACGCTTCCTCGGAAACCGTTAAGTACGGGTCGGAGTCGGCGGCAGCGATTCTAGAACAGTACACCAGTGATCTGTCCTGGTGGTCACCCTATTCCTCATTAGCATAGAGACGATATACGCTACCCTCCCAAACGGGATCCTCATATTCATTGACGCGGATGACATGGTGCTGATCTCGATCGGGGGGACCAGAGACCCATCCATATAAAGTTGTAAACTGCAGTTAACGCCGCTGGCAGGTGGGCAATATCCGTTGGTTTCCGAATATCTACCTCCAAGAGCTGCTACACCCACATATGCCCAACCCACCATCGAGACACTAACCGGCCAATCAGGATAGTGGACATCCTAATCTCCTAAAAAAAGGAGCCGAAGATTCTCGGGATCACACTGGACAGGAAAGTCTCCTTCGTCCCCCACTTCCGGAAACTGAAGGCCGACTGCGGCAATCGAAAAAGGCTGGTGCAGACGATATGCGCCCCGTACTCGAAGTGCAACCGGAATATGGCACTGGCCATCAGCCAAGCGCTAATTAATAACCGGATTCATTATGGCATTGAGATTACCGGACGGAATGAACAGCATATTAGCACCTCTGTACCACGGGTCCATCCGGACTGCATCGAAACTACTACCAGCTAAAAGCGCCTGCGTCGAGGCCGGCGTCCGTCCATTTCGGTGGAAGATCGCCCTGGTGGCACTGCGGCGGGCGCTAGGGGGTCCTCGAGTGCACATCAGGAGATGACGACTCAGCAACGATGAGAATAGCTAGAGAGGTATACGTCGAATTCGCCGGTTCCCCCCTACCACCTCTAGCCCGACTGCACCGGGTATGGCCTGGACTATTGAAGCATGTTCCAGACGATCTGGACCGGAGGAGTACCTGGAGCGGCGAGTCTCAAATCATATTTGGATCTACACCGACGGATCCAGGAAGGATGGCGAGGTTGGAGTCGGAGTCCGCTACGGCGGGACAGGCTTGTTATCACTTCACTACTTATCCGAATCACTTTAAACTTCCTCGGTGTGGCGGATGTGATATTCTTAGACTAACACTGATACTTGAACGATGAGGTCCGAGGACTAAACTGAACTGTTTTATTGTTAAAAGGGCTTCTTAAATATGCCTAAAAGCGTTGCACCGAATGGCGGTACATAATTACTTTTTGCCTAAATTTAATGAGTGAAGAGTTTCGGAGCGTGAGGTCAGCGTGACTAATTAAATGTGGGTCGGTCGAACTGCTAATCGAGCGGTTCATGGCAATGCGTGAAACCTCGATGTTGCTTTTTCGTTCGCGTCAACAAATGATTGTGACCACCGAAATAAACTATAAAGATGATGGGCACGTCTTTTGACTGATGCTCCACAGGCTCATCTCTGCACTTTCCGACAGAGTGCTCGGTCTTTTCCGCCGAAACCGCAGTCATCGCCCTAGCCCTGTCTCGAAAACCAAAAGACACAGCAACCATGATCTTCACCGACTCCCTCGGTACTCCGCACGATTAAGAGTGGACGCTCCCGACGCTCCTTTGTCCGGACTATCGAGATGAACGATCCACTCACCACACTGTGCTGGATCCTCGGGCACTGTAGCATACAGGGGAACACTGAAGCAGACCACCTGGCAGCGCTGGTTCGGAGAGCCAGGAGGACCATAACCAAGGAAGTGCCAGCCATGGACATCTTTTGGCACTTAACAATAACTTCATCAGGTTCTGGCAGACGTCTTAGGGATATCTGCAGAAAAACAAGGGGATACTCGTAAAATGGGACGATCGGTCAGACCGGAAGGAACAGAAAGTCCTGTCCCGATTGCGGAGTGCATACATGAAAATCAAACATAGCAGGCGTTGTATTTTCGAACGGAATATCGTTTGACCGTGTCAAAAGATCCCGAATCTTTCCACATCATTGCCTCTGAAGATTTCACTCGTTCTCAGAATGAGGGATAAGCCGGCGACTGTTTGCTGCCATGACAAATAAGGAAAATACTCAAATCGAATGCGACTTCCTTTTAGGAATGTCGGGGTCTTTTCAGAACGAGCAAATATTTTCGAACGTGTAAATTGACTGTTTCCTAATACGATAAAATCAAATTGAGATTGATGCAAGGAATTTCGGGTGTACCTATAAACGAATTCAATGGTCTCTTATTCACAAGTCAATCGTGAGGTTGTTCTTTTTTCGCACAAAAAGAAAACATGTAAATCACAGTGTTCAATGTTCAATCCGCAATAAGTTTATTTAACTCTGTATTTGActagttttgattgaatattatgTTACGATTTGACTAGACTTCTTAGAGATTTGTTTTGAACTTTTGTTTATCTTTTCCTACATACTTTATTCCTCGCTATATCTTGCATTCCCGTGTGTTTTACTCGCTTTACACCTGCTATtgtttattttgcttgtttCGCTATCTTCCATTTGTTAAGTTGGGATGGTTTTGGGACTTATTTTAGTCTCGCCAGTTCACTCCGGAGCTCAGAATTGGCCACCATCCGCCCGAACTGTAGGTGTGTTTGTGTGTCTGTTTAGTACATGATAGTATTAGTAGTAGAGGAGTACTGATAAACGACTAGTATGGTTCAGAGATTTGGAATTAGTTGGATGTGTTGATTAACTTTAAATTGTTGGGTTTTTGTTTGTAGTGCCTATATAATACTAACTCTTTTTCAACGCGCTTGCTCGAACGTTCTTTTCAACTACAAAAATATACCTTTTCGGTTAGTTCACAAAAAGTCACAAACATGATTCTTCttctaaaatcgattttaatatAAACGTGGGCTTTGTCTTACTTGACGATTCCGTAGAAACGTTCTTCGTTTTAAGGTAGTAAATTCATGTTttgtctttatttttttactcaaatgtacatattttgttttgatcgcTCATGTTTTCAAACagctttgttttatttttattttaagttTTTTACTTCTTGTGAATCATGACTATTAAAAGATAACTTTTTTGAATACCAGAAACCGTTCAACTGTACCTTAGTTAATCAATGTcttaaaatgtttcaaaatttctAATGTATACAGACTTTGGTATATTTAGACTGGTATCGATATATCTCGTGTGTACGTGTGAgtgtattttaattttactattGGAAATGTCATTTATGTTTTATATTACTAATGGTTCAATTAACAaaggaagaattttttttacactGAACGGAAGTTTGTTTCGCTTGAACTCGAGCCAGTCATTGGAAAAATAATAATCACCGTCGTTCTTCGGTTGATGTGTTCACCTCTCTGTTCAATGTGTTTCTCTTTAAGGCACATTCACTTATGGTATTTAAAATAAGATCATTCACTGTCGATTTTTCGTGCTGGTTGAATTTGAATTTATAGTAAAATCCACGTTGCACGTTGTTTTGCAATTTGCGCCACGTTTGTATCTATTTGTATTTCACAGTTGTTTTGTTATGTATGTTAATTCCACAATAATTCAACAGCAACACTTACTATTAttcaataatattgttttcataaACACTTTCCCCAATATACCGGTGCTTTCTTATACACTGGTCCGGTACTGTTGTTTGTTATCAGTGTGCCAATTGGGTCTGTGCGGTTTGGCCTCCGTTCATTTAGTACAAGTTTACTTGACGTATTGGATTTCCAATGTTCCTAGTGTACTGTCAAAATGCATGGATACATCGTATCTAAAGTGCTCTAAATTCAATGGTAATGCTTTTGAATGCCTTGCATAACTTAGGTAAGCAACAGACGGGTGCGTAGGCGATTGCTCGGGCATGTTTTTATAAATGTTATTTGACTGGAATTTGGGTTTGGGACCCCATGTGTTTCTGCACTGCTAGAAGGCCATGCACTCTTTCTTGACTCCGAattcaatgtgagcagacctgTTCGGTtaggaatccaatataactccaacgcacttgacttgatccgcacacagtagctcagggTCAATCAACTGCAAGGGATGAACTTTGGTTGTTATTCGtgtcttcgtgaaaagaaccattgaagttttgtttaggttaactgataatttcactgttcgacagctcttaatgcttgttgcGTTAAGTCAAAGTTTCTTCAGTATTAAGTATTTGGGAAACGTCCGCAAATTAGTAGGTTaaaaatccaagctcattgagtttccttAACAAGCCGTCGGCAACCAGCTACCAtagcaaaggtgacagaacgccaccctgaggacaaccgtaAATACTCAACTTTCGTATTTCTGTCTGACTTAGTGACGAGCGAAGAATGgagttactaagcattgcgtttatccaacctcggagatacatgcagataaccacgcgtcgcttccagaatagactggaaagacacattgtcaaaagcactcgTAATATCTAGGATGGGTgtagctagattgcttgagcgtttaaaaaaaatccccaCTTTGCCTTCCACAAAGTTCTTGCAAACTCATGCTGAACTAAAGGTACCGAGCAACTTGGAACTCTGAAATTAGTTCGATCATGGTTCTGAACAGCATTACTATTTTTTGTTAATCTAACCAATATCAAAATGATCAATCAATAGCTGGTTTGGTTTTGAGGTTAGAATTGAATCAAATGTTTCAAGTATCTTCTCTACTCTTAGAAATGAACGGGTCAAACCTTGGCAATCCGTTATACTCTAATGGTTATTTACACAATACAATTAGCTTCATTACCGTTGTTAGCACGAACATGAATTTTGAACAGAGAATATTCCATGTGGCACAATTATTCGAACAATTCGATACCCTTCGGTAGACCATTGTGACTTTGCTATTTACAGATTTCGCACTATGGCTGATATTGGCTTATTGAACTATTCTCGCACATCATGATGTATGTATTACATTACATGTTGAAAACCTTCCCCAATAACATTGTGTTG carries:
- the LOC131694309 gene encoding ADP-ribose glycohydrolase OARD1-like isoform X2, with protein sequence MLLSRISNVQFNAVSNVFISRLLYKTSIRMASECVRETEGDLFAAPKDHSLAHCVAADLKMGGGIAVKFKQVFKRVDELKAQKAGVGGMAVLKDDQRYIYYLVTKKASYDKPTYDDLSKSLKAMKQHMTDNGANKLAIPRIGCGIDGLEWPKVKSILNDTFGTEGNFEIVVYNFVPK
- the LOC131694309 gene encoding ADP-ribose glycohydrolase OARD1-like isoform X3; amino-acid sequence: MTSIRMASECVRETEGDLFAAPKDHSLAHCVAADLKMGGGIAVKFKQVFKRVDELKAQKAGVGGMAVLKDDQRYIYYLVTKKASYDKPTYDDLSKSLKAMKQHMTDNGANKLAIPRIGCGIDGLEWPKVKSILNDTFGTEGNFEIVVYNFVPK
- the LOC131694309 gene encoding ADP-ribose glycohydrolase OARD1-like isoform X1; translation: MASECVRETEGDLFAAPKDHSLAHCVAADLKMGGGIAVKFKQVFKRVDELKAQKAGVGGMAVLKDDQRYIYYLVTKKASYDKPTYDDLSKSLKAMKQHMTDNGANKLAIPRIGCGIDGLEWPKVKSILNDTFGTEGNFEIVVYNFVPK
- the LOC131694308 gene encoding dnaJ homolog subfamily B member 13-like isoform X2, yielding MIEDPRSSMGFDYYAILGIPREASDVEILLAYRKLAVRCHPKNDFHYPPDIPFPSMSLEHYWELLNEAFDVLSNSLRKRIYDIYGEEGLKSGVVTPRGFVEPYVFSNDCMKIYKEFFATYSPYGDLIDAATKPPPLCLDDRTIVKVKGPDIEKFVDLDLEEIYHGTIKKMEILREEFVDEAQVETVLVSETLQVPVQPGAPSGTKIRFEEAGDRNPKTIPSDIVFVLREKEHPLFRRDKSDLLMLMPITLQQALVGFRLEVAGIDGRQLVTQVVDVVTPEYVKVFQGEGMPMPDSSEDPKARGNLYVTFKIDYPSFIPKKIREKLKDVFDELYSIE
- the LOC131694308 gene encoding dnaJ homolog subfamily B member 13-like isoform X1; translation: MIEDPRSSMGFDYYAILGIPREASDVEILLAYRKLAVRCHPKNDFHYPPDIPFPSMSLEHYWELLNEAFDVLSNSLRKRIYDIYGEEGLKSGVVTPRGFVEPYVFSNDCMKIYKEFFATYSPYGDLIDAATKPPPLCLDDRTIVKVKGPDIEKFVDLDLEEIYHGTIKKMEILREEFVDEAQVETVLVSETLQVPVQPGAPSGTKIRFEEAGDRNPKTIPSDIVFVLREKEHPLFRRDKSDLLMLMPITLQQALVGFRLEVAGIDGRQLVTQVVDVVTPEYVKVFQGEGMPMPDSSEDPKARGNLYVTFKNSRRGPIRNVDCFRVDVSVETSSSYRC